CGGTGAGATGGCACTGCTGGATCAGGAACCGAGATCAGCTTCAGTCACTTCTACAGAAGAGACAACCTTACTTGAGATTAACGGCGAAGACTTTTATGACCTTATGGCCAGCAGGATGGAGATTATGCAAGGTATCGTCAAAATCCTGACACAACGTCTGCGTGAGGCTAACGCTTAGCCTTAGTATTAAGCCCGCCAATCGCCGCGGGCAATCGCCTCTGGATTGTCGAAGCGGAAGGAACTGAAGACCAACCCTTTCACCGTCGCCTGACTTAAGAGTTTCGCTTCTTCATCCGAACGTTCATCCCACTGGCGAGCCACGTAGAGGTCAGTCGCGTGACCGTCAAATGCAGGAGCGTATATTGAGGTGATATGTTCTGTCAGAGAAGGGAGATTGTGGCCAGTAAGGTAGTTCTGGATGTAGCCCGTGCCACGGTGCATGGGCCAGAGTTGGTGCCACATGGAAGGGCACTGAGATGAGTTCTGATTAATCACCAATTCGTCGACAATCCCATCGGCAACCCACTGACGCCACTGAAGGGCGGCGTTACTCAGGGGTGGTCCGAGCACATCACCTCTCGGCACACCGACAGAAAGACGAGCTCCACTCCCGTCCAGATTTCCGCGTAATTCTCTCAGAAAAAGGGTGAAATATTCGCCCAACAGCTCACGCCACATCTCCAGATCGAAATCCTCTCTGATGATGTCCACCCCGTACCGCTCCAGATAGTCCCGGCGAACGGGCTCATTGAAGCCGAACTGATCGGCAAAATCAGCGGCCCGGGATTGGGAGCGGAGACAGATGAACAGCCCATCATATTCCGTGCCCGTCAGGAGTTTGCTGAAGCGCTCCCTGAAGTGCCGCCGGACTTCAGGATAGGCGAGGCAGAGCACTCCCCACTGCTGCTTCTCGCCAGATCGGTCCACCACGGCGAATTCAGGATGCTCCCGGCTGAAACCGCTCTGCCAGCTTACGTGTTGGCAGTGCATCTCGTTGTGATAGCTCACTTCACGAACCTCTTTGGGCGGGAGGGGCCACCCCTCGTCAAACAGTGAAACGTAAAGGTACGCCTTCATCCCCGCCTCGTGGGCCAGAGTGGGAACCACTTCAGAATCGTCCCAGTCGATTTGCGCCGCGCTCTTCTGGGTGGAATGCTGATAGCCCTCAGCCGCGTCGAACTCTCCATTGAGAGCTGTTTTAAGATGTCGCCACTGGAGAGCAGTTGCGCCCAGCTTCTCCCTCCATTTTACCATCCTCCGCTCGAGCGATTCGGGGGACGCAAGCTTCCCGTCTCCCTCGCCGAAGGTGAGATGATCACCCCAGGAGACGCTGATGATATTGCTGAATTTCATGTATTGCTATGATGGCACCATCCGTACCGCTCCGAAGAGGCTCCAAAACTTCTCAAGGTTTAGATTGGAGCAGATACTTCTCCCAGAAGAGGCTCACCACGTTGTAATAGGTGTCACGGTTGGATTTCTTGCGGAAGCCGTGTCCTTCGTCCATGGCCACCATGTACCAGACGTCGCCGCCGTTCTTGCGGATCACCTCCACCATCTGATCAGACTCCGTCACCGGCACCCGTGGATCGTTATATCCCTGGGCGACGAACATAGGCTTGGTGATCTTGTGAGCGTTGTTGTTGGGAGAAATTTTTTGCAGAAAGGCACGCATTTTCGGATCGCGCTCATCGCCGTATTCAGGCCTCCGTAGGTCACGACGATACGGTTTCGTATTCTCAAGGAAGGTGACAAAATTGGAAATCCCGACGATATCGACAGCACACCGCAGTCTGTCGTTGTAATGCGTCATGCTCGACAGGACCATATATCCTCCGTAAGAGCCTCCGTAGACGGCAATCCGCTCCCTATCAAGATCTGGGCGCTTCTCAATCCAGTCCAGGAAGGCGCCGATATCTTTCACAGTGTCCTCACGCCTGTAGCCGTTGTCCATAAGAAGGAACGACTTGCCGTATCCGTTGGATCCGCGGACGTTTGTCGCCAGAACCGCCAAACCAAGCTCATTGATCCAATACTGGAAAGTGGACGAGAAATACGGCCGGTACTGACTCTCTGGTCCGCCATGGATATAGACAACCACAGGATGGGGCCCCTCCCCTGCCGGCTTGAAGAGAAAGCCCGAAATATCGAGACCGTCGAATGATTTTACATGTACTAACTGCGGGACGGAAAAGCTGTCCGTATCGAGACCTCCCACCTCGCTTTTTGTCCACCGTTCCAGTTTCTTGCGGCGGATGTCCAAAACAGTGATATCGCTAGGGGTCTGCGGTGTGTTGATAGTGAGGGCAAGGTAACGGTCATCAGGACTGAAGTCGAGTCCACCTATTCCCCCCACAGGCAAGGGAGGAAGTTTCACTTGCCGATCTCGCTTGAGATCCAGGAGGTGAAGTATGGCAATCCCGTCTTCGTTGGTGACATACGCCAGATAGCGCCCATCATGAGAAAGGGAGACGCCTGTTACGTTCCATCCCGCATCTTCTGTAATGGGATGAAGTTCACCAGTGGCAAGATCGTAGCAGCGCAGATTCCTGAACTCTGATTCATAATCGGTCGTAATATAGATCCCCTTACCGTCCTCGGAAAAGACGCCACCACCGAAAGCGATTTTCTCTTCCGATTCGGGCCGGAGTGAAGTCATTTCGCCTGTCTCCACATCTACTACATACGGATACGACTCGTTCACCGATACATACTTGAGGACGGTGATTTTACTGTCATCCGGAGACCAGTCGGAAGGGAACCAGGCACCTTCTTCCTTTACCACAGCTTTCGGCTCGGTTCCATCTATCGTACCCACATAGACCCACGTATCCACGTCGTTGCCCATGGTACTGGTAAAAGCGAATTTATCCCCTCTGTTCGACCACGGCCCAAGACCGTTCCTCGACTTCCCATCGGTGAGCATTCTGGCAGTGCCGGTGGTCATATCAAACCAGAAGATCTGGTAATATTCGCTCCCGCCCACGTCCTTGGAAAAGAGAAATCCACGCTGCGACACATCAGGACAGAAGTATCCTCCTCCCACAGGTTCATGAAAGAAGGTGACCTGCTGACGGGCCCCCATAGGATTTGCCAGGTAGTGGAGCTGGGAGGTTTCGGCAAAACGGGTGTTGATGAGCATCCCATCACCGGCAGGATCCCACGAAGCTATGTACGCTGATCGAGTGTTCTGATATTGACGTGTCCGTTCTTTGACAGATGCCGGTATTGCAGGAATATCCTCCAGGATCAGATTGCCTATTTCCTCCCTCTCCTGACCTTGAAGGAAAAAGAATAAAACAGAAAAAAGAACAATACCCGTTTTTACGGACAGTCGCCTACTTCTTTCTCCCCGGCTCATCAAACAGTTTCTCCACCTTTTCTTCAATGATTTCATCAGTCTTCTCCTTCAGACCCTCTTTCGCCTCTTCAACCTTCTTGGTGAAGGCTTCCTTCCCATCCTGAAAACCTTTCGTCACTGTTTCCTTCAGATCCTCACGCGTTGTCGGAATTTCCTTGTCGGTCCATACAAGATAGCCGAGGTAGATGACTAAGAGCAGCACCATCACAATCGTCAGCTTCAGCAGCCGTCTCACCATGGAAAAGACCAGCAGAATCGCCAGCACGATAACCACCGCCAGAAGAACGGGATTTGACATCAACTGGTCAATGAGAGATTCCATGTTAGCCTATTCTCCTCCCGCCGGGATTTTCAATTCCTGACCCGGCCGTATAAGATGGGGGCTCTTAAGCATATTCCTGTTCAAATCGTAGATCTCCTCCCAGCGGGCGCCTTTCCCCAGCTGTTGTTTGGCAATCTTCCACAGCGACTCTCCCGGCTGGACGATGTATACCAGTGCAACAGCATCATCAGGTTCATCTTCGGGTTGTTCTAGCGTCGCTACAACTGTCGCCGCCTCTTCGTCTTCCGATTCAACAATAACCGCAATTTCCTCCTCTATCGTTAGTTCAGCCACTGTCTCTATTTCAACCTTCTCAACTGTCTCATTCGTGAGCGGCACAGGTACTTCCGCTACCTCAACTTCGGTGACAGGATGCCGGCTCC
This Candidatus Neomarinimicrobiota bacterium DNA region includes the following protein-coding sequences:
- a CDS encoding S9 family peptidase; this translates as MKSLKKRWRNCLMSRGERSRRLSVKTGIVLFSVLFFFLQGQEREEIGNLILEDIPAIPASVKERTRQYQNTRSAYIASWDPAGDGMLINTRFAETSQLHYLANPMGARQQVTFFHEPVGGGYFCPDVSQRGFLFSKDVGGSEYYQIFWFDMTTGTARMLTDGKSRNGLGPWSNRGDKFAFTSTMGNDVDTWVYVGTIDGTEPKAVVKEEGAWFPSDWSPDDSKITVLKYVSVNESYPYVVDVETGEMTSLRPESEEKIAFGGGVFSEDGKGIYITTDYESEFRNLRCYDLATGELHPITEDAGWNVTGVSLSHDGRYLAYVTNEDGIAILHLLDLKRDRQVKLPPLPVGGIGGLDFSPDDRYLALTINTPQTPSDITVLDIRRKKLERWTKSEVGGLDTDSFSVPQLVHVKSFDGLDISGFLFKPAGEGPHPVVVYIHGGPESQYRPYFSSTFQYWINELGLAVLATNVRGSNGYGKSFLLMDNGYRREDTVKDIGAFLDWIEKRPDLDRERIAVYGGSYGGYMVLSSMTHYNDRLRCAVDIVGISNFVTFLENTKPYRRDLRRPEYGDERDPKMRAFLQKISPNNNAHKITKPMFVAQGYNDPRVPVTESDQMVEVIRKNGGDVWYMVAMDEGHGFRKKSNRDTYYNVVSLFWEKYLLQSKP